One Pullulanibacillus sp. KACC 23026 DNA segment encodes these proteins:
- a CDS encoding prepilin-type N-terminal cleavage/methylation domain-containing protein produces MIKKLLKKQDGFTLVELLAVIVILAIIAAISIPAIGHIINNSRNKASVNDALQIIDAAKLYVADHPNYTPSDTPDTDSEIVGTTGDTNSLATYLNSTVSGSTFEYVYEDTSGAYHIVGHKVNGKTDPVTTAANDATEAQLIKYINDGTLPSGS; encoded by the coding sequence ATGATCAAAAAATTACTCAAAAAACAAGACGGTTTCACCCTCGTCGAACTACTTGCCGTTATCGTTATTCTTGCAATTATCGCAGCTATTTCTATTCCTGCCATTGGGCACATTATCAATAATAGTCGTAATAAAGCATCCGTTAACGATGCACTTCAGATAATTGATGCAGCAAAACTTTATGTAGCAGATCATCCAAATTATACACCTAGCGATACTCCAGATACTGACTCCGAAATTGTGGGTACAACAGGGGATACAAATAGTTTAGCAACTTACCTAAACAGCACTGTTTCGGGTTCAACATTTGAATATGTTTATGAAGATACTAGTGGCGCCTACCACATAGTTGGCCACAAAGTAAATGGAAAAACTGACCCTGTTACAACAGCTGCCAATGATGCAACTGAAGCTCAATTAATTAAGTATATTAATGATGGTACCCTTCCTTCTGGATCCTAA